Proteins from a genomic interval of Eulemur rufifrons isolate Redbay chromosome 10, OSU_ERuf_1, whole genome shotgun sequence:
- the HINT1 gene encoding adenosine 5'-monophosphoramidase HINT1 yields MADEIAKAQVARPGGDTIFGKIIRKEIPAKIIFEDDRCLAFHDISPQAPTHFLVIPKKFISQISAAEDDDESLLGHLMIVGKKCAADLGLKKGYRMVVNEGSDGGQSVYHVHLHVLGGRQMNWPPG; encoded by the exons ATGGCAGACGAGATCGCCAAGGCGCAGGTCGCTCGGCCTGGCGGCGACACGATCTTCGGGAAGATCATCCGCAAGGAAATCCCAGCCAAAATCATTTTTGAGGATGACCGG tgtCTTGCTTTCCATGACATTTCCCCTCAAGCACCAACACATTTTCTGGTGATACCCAAGAAATTCATATCCCAGATTTCTGCAGcagaagatgatgatgaaagT cttcttgGACATTTAATGATTGTTGGCAAGAAATGTGCTGCTGATCTGGGCCTGAAGAAGGGTTATCGAATGGTAGTGAATGAAGGTTCAGATGGGGGACAGTCTGTCTACCATGTTCATCTGCATGTTCTTGGAGGTCGGCAGATGAATTGGCCTCCTGGTTAA